The Ficedula albicollis isolate OC2 chromosome 5, FicAlb1.5, whole genome shotgun sequence genome includes the window AAAATGTGTTATATTTATCTTCCCAAATTTGAGACAAAAATTGCTCCTCAGGGTAGGAGTTAAACTTCAGTAACCAGCAGATACCAGCAGTCACGATGTAGCCACTGAGTCACATTGGACCTCACACCTGTTTATAATTAATTTGTAATAATTTATAATCTTGTATTATCTTTCTTGGAGGAGACACATCAGGAGAAGTTTTACCTCAGCACTATGAGAGAATTACAGGCAGAAGAGTTCTCTGCTAAAACTCTTAAAAGAGGGGAAATAATGTTCCATTATCTTTGCTGAATAGCCCCAAACCATTTCTTCACATGTGATTCAAGGGTGGaatattttaatacagaatTTGGCACAAGAAATTCCCATACGTGTTTCCCTAGTGCTGTTCATTCTTCTCAGCATGCTTAAAATGAAAGTATCTTAAACCAAATTCTCTCAGCAATGCCATTTACTATAcagataaataataaacaacTGTAGGGAACAGCTCGTGAGGGGACAGAATTTCTccaaaacaagacaaaagaGCAGAGGAGTTGCCAGAGTTAAGTTTGTAAACTATAACTGGACAGGGTTTTAAATAGTGTTAGTGCCTACCCTGACAACACCCACATTGTTCATATTTAATAGTGTTACACACAAATTAatgaacacaaaacaaaccccaatgCACACGGATGTAATTGGAACGGGGCAGAATCCTTGTGTGGATTGAGGTGCttatttctctgtggaaaaagcCCTTTTCATCAGTGGTGGGGGTGCTTTTCCAACGTCAAACATCATTTCCAGAGGGGGGTTGTTGAGGCAGCACCAGTCGGGAATGCGGCCGGTCTGGCTGTAATATTCCTTGGACACAGAGCGGCTCCCAAGGAtgtcctgcagggctccaaAAATGGCTCCTACATTattggcaaaggaaaaaaaaaattttttttgcattacttCCATGTAGAATTTCTACTTCTTCCCATCAAGAATCTCAACTAGGGTTTTTTAGCTCTGTCCCTAAATTTAAAGGGATGAACAGATATTGCTGGTTTCCTTTTCAGTAGCCCATTTAAATCCCAAACTGCTTCCATTTATATCCCTGGGAAGTGACTGAAAACAAGGAATGATCTGCTCTCTGCTGACAGCAAATCCAGCCTCGTTGACCCACTTCTTACAACAAAGTTTGTATTTTAAGCACTTCAACCAAACCCCATTGTGTTCAGGGCAATTTTTACCCCAAAAAATTGCCTCACAAATTCACACCAGCTGTGAGAAGAttcagcccacagcagctggccAGCACCACAGAATTCAGTGCACAGAAATTCTGGTTGGCTAACCCTAAAAATACATGGTTTTATCCACTACAAATCCCACTTAGAAGGGTTTTTCCCCacctctgcttcccagctgtTCCCATTCTTACCTCCCAGCCAGGCCACGCAGTTGGATTTGGCAGGGGGAGTGTGAATCCTGAAGGTTTTAGTGGCGAGAGCTTCCTTGTACTTGGGTTTCTCCACCAGGTGTCTGATCTCAGCCATGAGGCGGTGCAGGAAGCCCGGCAGCATCGCCGTGCCCCCGATCACCACCAGGTTCTCTGCCAGCTGCTTCCTGGTGTCTATTGGGCACTAATGCAAACAggcacaccaaaaaaaaacccaaataagcCAAGCTGCCTGGGATTGAAACCATTCAGAAGCCTCTTAGAAATTCAGTCCATTTCTATGCCCTCCAACTGCTGTTTAACTGGAAAATAACCAATATAATGAGAGAAATGCAAGGGAAATGCCTGGAGGTACAGAGGTGAAGGCTCCAGGCACAGAACTTCTTAAACAATTTGCTTTCATAAAGAATTCTAATTGAAATGTTTGTCATATCAGCCAAGTCCACAGCTCTCCAATAAATTGCATCTCAGCAAACTTATTTAAATGGCATCAATAGCTACAGGGAGGCAACTTTAATTAACAGACACACACCACCACATaatgaaaatttccatttataGTGGTTTactaatacatttttttcttaaatataataAGAAGTGAAGCATTTGTATATACcaagaaaaaattctgtaatgAATTTAATATATTGCCTGTAATAAAGATgtccaaattaattttattccagCAGAGGTAaaccagcagcctgcaggactCAAAGTCTTGAGTCATTTCTAACTGCAGGTTCTCTAAGGCTGGAGGCATTCCCTAAATCCCAAACTATTTCTAGTATAAAAATACCTGAACAAGTGAATCCAAGATCAAAGTGGCAACAGATGTCTCTTCATTATCCTGCTCAAACAGGATTTCCACCACGGAGTCTCTGTGGCACAGACAGGAAGTGAGTGTTAATGAGCAGCAAAACCACACTGAGCTGAactcaggcacagcagagctggagataACTCCAGCCTTCCTGCTGCCAACACTTGATCACTCCtgtcacacagcccagcagtgccagcagggaggggacaatCATGGAATCCTTGGAAAacacctttaagatcatcacATTTAGACCTCAACCCAACACCAGCACCTTGTTCACCACCAACCCCAAGTCAACTTGAGGCCTTTTCCTCTTGTCTCTtgtttcctgggagcagagcccgacgccctggctgcaccctcctgtcaggagctgcagagtgaGAAGCTttcctctgagcctccttttgtTCAGGTTAAAATGCCCTGTTCACATCACTAAACCTGTCCCATTATCAGGCATTGATACTCATTTCTCTTCCCCCATCCCTCCAATCTCTCTGCTCTCATCTTCCTCCTGGGGCTCTGGAGAAGCCACCCCCTCCCATGATGAGCTTGCactgtgcccagcacacagctttCATTTTAGAGGCATTAAAAGCATATGCAAGTGTCTCCTTAAAATCcaattttatgaaaatttaTGTGCTTTTAGAATTGAAATATATCCTTGTAATGCCAAATGCTCTGCCATGGCGTTTCTCACCTGATGGGGCCGTATGTGCTTTTAGAGTTTAAATATATCCTTGTAATGCCAAATACTCTGCCATGGCGTTTCTCACCTGATGGGGCCAACTACATGGAGAATTTTTTCTCCATCTAAGGGATAATCCACGTCTGGAGGCGGAGAGGGACgctagaaataaaaacagacttttattattttagagCCCAAAAAGGCTGCAGCCACCTcaaaagagcaggaagagcttCATCCTCAGCTCACCTCAGCACTGCCATCAATGTTGAACTTGGCTGCCTGGATTTTCAGCCCCCTCTGGAGATCACTCACAAAGCAAGTGCGgactgcagagggaagagaggggCACAGGTGAGGCCTTGATGGATCCTTTCATcaccagcaaaaataaacattttccttaATTTAGAGAAGAATACACACTCCAGGCCCTTGCTGGTCCAAGATATTATCAAATACATGCAAAGAGAAGCAGTCTCTACACTCCAGCAGAGTTCAGGTGCTCTCTAGACCCCAAGTTCAATGAAGCTGACACTACAACTGGAAACCCTGCCTGTCCTTCCTCACACAAACCACACTAGATTTAAAGCCAGATGGATGCTCCTGATGGTGCCTCAAGGTGTCAGGGGCTGTATCCTGCCTTCACTGCAGGTCCTGCACCTCAGCTTCAAATGAGGCATTGCTCATTTTCTAAACAAGCTCCTACCCTGTAACATTTTCCTTACTGCAACTCTTCAACACTCTAAGAATTCCAGAGGGTTTTTCTGCTTGCAGACAGCACTGACAGAGCACAGTCTCATTTGTATCCAGCTGCTACTGTTATTATACacttatttatttgtatttggcACAGGTGAGAATcagacaacaacaacaatttcatccccagcctgttGTCTCTGGTTTCAAAAGACTGCATAGAAAACACAATGCATCAGAAAAACATGTGCAAGTCCAGGAATCAGAAAAGCAACTTCACTAAGCACcagctgcatttattttgcatttgacTGATGGATTTCCTCCTGATTTGACCCAAGGGATACATACTAGTCACTGTTTTTgaggaaaacatctttttccaTCTGTTGCACATGAAACAATTACATAGGAATTCATCCAAGTTCTGCCCAAAGACTATTTTTTCTGTGTAGTAAATGTAGTTCCTGTCTCCTCTTGCCACCTTGATTAACACACCAAAATATcttttataaatacttttttttaaaattaactttaaagCAAACTGAGCCTTTCTAGTTAATCTATAAACAAGACTACACAACAATTCAATCCTCTTGCTGTGCCCACCTACCAAATACATCTAAAAGTTACAACTCAACAACACAGAGCTTAAAGTGAAAGAGGAATTCAAcaactggttttggttttgctttcaaagaggAAGAACAACACAAGTTCATCCATGAGGTAACAAATTTGgcagagaagagaaattaattcctaAATGTAAAATATTGCACACTAGTTATTATCACACTCTACTGCACAATTTCATACACTAGAGTTTCACAAAGTAAACAAATTTACCTTTTATATCCTCTACTATGTCTTCTGGGACTGAgcctgaaatttaaaaagaaaacaaatttagtttaattcttaaattctctttttacttaaaaaacCTTTTGTTCTAAGTTTGAATtacatttaatatattaaacTTTCACTCTGACAGCAGCTTTCAAagatttccaaagcagaaaagataTTAAGAACAGAAGTAAGTTTGTCTTCGCtcaaaaaagactgaaaaatttcTACAGAACTTTAATCTCAGCCTTTTCAAAACTGCTGTGAGAAGAGGCTTATCATAAAAACAACATACTTGTTAAATAACAGAAtgactgggttggaagagaccttcaagatcatcaagtccaacccagaccaacacctcaactagaccatggcagcaagtgccacatccaggcttttttttaaacacatccagggatggtgaccccaccacctccctgggcagaccattccagcaATTGATCACTCTTTccacaaaaaacattttcctaatatccaacctatatttcccttggcacagcctaaggctgtgtcctctggttctgtcagttgctgcctggagaaagagtCCAGCCCTCACCTGGCTACAaacacctttcagggagctgtagacAGTGCTAAGGTCACCCCTgactctccttttctccaggctgaaaaaccccagctctctcagtaATTCCTCACAGGTTTGTGTTaccagcccctcaccagccttgttgcctcctctggacacactccaggTCCTCAacgtccttcctaaactgaggggccagaactggacacagcactcaaggtgtggcctcaccagtgctgagtacagggcaagaatgacctccctgctcctgctggccacactgttcctgatACAGGCCAAGAAAGAATAGGCCACATGAGATGCAGTGAGCCCCAAACCCATTTTACTCACTGTTAGGATGAACACCCtttccccagtgcagctcccagcactgatgCCCCAGCCCAGTCCTTACCCATCACGGAGGGAAGGCTCTGTCCCTTGGCCAGTCCTGTATCCACCGtgcactgctccagcagctgataCTCCAGCTCCCTACAACAGGCACAGGAGGTGGGGAAAGACAGCCatgagctcagcctggctctcTGCACTACACCCCAGGGACAGGATTAATTCCTTTCAGTTATATCCTTCTAAACATAAACGTAAGAAGACCCCATTCCCAGCGTTTTTACCACATCAGCAACAGTCACACAGTTTTTACTCTACAAACTGGATGATGTTACAGCAAGTTAAGAtttaaaagaggaatttttgCTCATGGTCCAAGAGGAACTTTCACAAATAAATCATTTGTAATCCGGAATGGGTAACTATGAACTTACTTGTGGATGGCCTTTCCTCCCAGGGGAAGGGAACCCCAGCAACTCAGGATTGGAATTCCCTCATAAATCTACAGGAAGATAAGGAAATTCTCCTATTTTTCATTATGAGTTTTCAGTCTGCTGGAACTAAATGCCTTTTCCCTTTCACAATTCCTTGCATCAGCCACCTTCTAACTGCTTTCATCCAAAGATAATTTCTAGTCAATAAAAATTCCATGTTTCACTACAGCCCCAGTGCTGAGAAGGAAAGGATACAGGCAGCACCAAGCTTTCTGCATATCCACAGTCCAGCACCATGGCAGAGTTGATCCCCAGTGTCAGGAGAGACATCAGGTGACTTGgagcaaacaaaacagaaggtACCTACATGGAAACCAAAAGCAAAGTTGatagaagggggaaaaaagaaacaaaaaagaaaaaaaagcactggtGCCTTCCctaaatggcattttaaaacccaaacaactgtATCTTGCATTATTCCAGTACTAATCTAATGAACAAAATACAATAGGATTCTAAATTCTGTGCTTGTCTTCTTTGTGGTGCACACCAGGTACTTCAGTAATGATGGATGTTGGAATGGGCTTGTTAGAAAAGCAAGTGTTGGCTATAAAACTCAGGTCAAGTTCCTTATTGTtgttgaaaagaaatgaaagaagcTGAAGTACAGCTACTTGAAAAGCTGTAAAAACTTGAAGATGTGAATCAAAGTGTTAGAAAATCCATAAAAGTGTGCTTTATGACAAACACTGCTGCACCCAAACAGAAGGGGCTGCTTGAAATACTCACAAAAACAATGTGGAAACTCAAGTTAAAATTACATGAGAATTACTTCCTTCTCCCAGAATTCCATAGATCAAGTTTCCTATAAAGCAACAGCTCCTTTAAAGGAACACTTTGAAGTGTGAATTAAACGAGAAATTTCAATAAATCCTGCACTTACAAGAAACATATTGATCCTTAACCCAGAGACAGAAGGTAAAATATTGACCCTGGATTAATAAACCACTCTTTGCaccaaatagaaaaatagaaagcagagagaataaACCTTCCATCAGTATTACGTGGCTTCTTAACAATTTACAAAGTCTCTCCATCAAAATATGACTGAATACATGAGCCATTTTCAACAAACCATTTTGCATGGGATGTGTTTTAGCTGAGacattttattgctgaaaagggattagggaaaaaaacctcaaaaaacaaGTCAAATCTTTCAGCAAGTTGAAGTGATCAGAAAATTTTACTAATAGCAAGAAAGAATTATGCAGGAGTTTGACATCAATTGGTAAACTGTGCTGTGGAAGGACAGTGAAGAAGTACTGCAGACAAACTAGTTTCACTAGTTTCTATAGAAAAACCTTAACCTTAGTTGTGTCTGAATTAAGGAAGCATGGAGTCACcttctaaaacattttctgttacaACTGAGCAAGAATTAGGTTCAGACTTTTCACAGAATCCTTGACTGGTTGGGTTGGATGGAaccttaaggatcatccagttccaccccctgccatgggcagggacacattccactatcccaggctgctccaagccctgtccagcctggccttggacactgccagagatggggcagccacaggtggcttttttccccaaaacttttcttcaaaaagacTGATTAAGCAGAGAAGATATTTGATTTCAGGTAATTTCTTCTCTAAATGAGCACAGCCATGTGCTAGGCAGATATTGACTGTGGCAGAAATCATGAGACTTGCTGACAGGGCACTAGTGAGTGTTTAAATATAAATCTGgctccaggcactgctcagTGGGGATTATTGGATCTGTCTGGGACACTGCACTGTGAGCTGTATTATCTACAAGGCAGGGAAATCTTGCAGAGTCTTGttaattgctgctgctttgtggcCTCATGAAGAGTCAGACTGGAACAAAAATGGTCTTTAATCCAATTTCAATGCCCTACTTCCTCACAGCAtcatctgatttttcttcttctttacGCCTCTCATTCTTTTGtcaccattttcttcttttttttttttggttcacaTCTGGTACTGACTGCAAGCAAAATTTCTCCTGGCAAGTGGAGCAGATTCACACATTTCTGTCAAACACTTACCTCAAAATGCTTGAAAAGGACCCTGGTGAGGGTGTCTCTGAAGTGTGAAGGGCACAGGACTGACTCTATGATCACAACACGCCGGTCCCTGGGATTCACCAGCAGATGCCTACAAAAAGACAAGATGTGTAAAATAAAACTGGGAAGTTCATGAACATATTATGAGATCTATCCTACATTCATATTccattttcctcaaaaatccTAAAGATTTGCATTTAGACAGCATTTGCTACAGCAGACCCCAAAGCCTTTTTCACATATCTAAAATCCCCAATGTTATCCTAAAAGAAAGTGAGGAAACTGAAGCAGGGAAAACAAGCTACAGAGCTTTCAGCAGAGCCTGTAGCTCTGTATATTCATTACATATTTCTAAAGCAACATAAAGCAATACAAAAATAAGTCATCAATGGCTTGTCCAGTGCCATTAAACACGTAAGAATGATGATACTCTGATACTCAGATGCTTGTCCAGTGCCATTAAGCACATAAGAATGATGATACTCTGATACTCAGATGCTTTGATTTTAGTGGAAGAGGGTGAAATTGTCCCAATTTCAATTGCAAAGTGATGGTGTAtgacaggagaagaaaacaaccCAAGCCACAGAAGATCTGAGGCACAAAAATCAAATCCTGGTTTCCCTGTGATGGCTTTCACAGTGTAAAAGTATGGAttggaagcagagaaaagacCAACTCCAATTTCGTTATTCACTAAGGATActaaaaacagaataaagagaTGTATTGCTGAGGTAAAAAACATTCCACAGGTAAAGATTCCTCCTTCCAAACCACTGTACTGACAGGAGCTTCACCCCTACCAAAATCAGTGCAACTCCTGAGGTAATGCCTTCCCCTCCTCAGGCCCTTCATAAATACCTCAGCTGAAGGGTAATTTATGAAAGACTTTCTCCTTTTACAGagcaactgctgctgcaggacaggaacTCTGTGCAAGATAACCTGGATC containing:
- the ACTR10 gene encoding actin-related protein 10 isoform X2 yields the protein MPLYEGLGSGGEKTAVVIDLGQAFTKCGFAGETGPRCIIPSEIKKPDVSKPVKVVQYNINTEELYSYLKEFIHMLYFRHLLVNPRDRRVVIIESVLCPSHFRDTLTRVLFKHFEVPSVLFAPSHLMSLLTLGINSAMVLDCGYAESLVLPIYEGIPILSCWGSLPLGGKAIHKELEYQLLEQCTVDTGLAKGQSLPSVMGSVPEDIVEDIKVRTCFVSDLQRGLKIQAAKFNIDGSAERPSPPPDVDYPLDGEKILHVVGPIRDSVVEILFEQDNEETSVATLILDSLVQCPIDTRKQLAENLVVIGGTAMLPGFLHRLMAEIRHLVEKPKYKEALATKTFRIHTPPAKSNCVAWLGGAIFGALQDILGSRSVSKEYYSQTGRIPDWCCLNNPPLEMMFDVGKAPPPLMKRAFSTEK